CACACCGTGCCGCGCCGCACGTTACGGACAATTACGATAGAAGTCGCAGCGAGTTGGCGGAGAATTACGGTAGAGCGCGGTCCGAATTACGACAGAGCGCGCAAGTCCACACGCGGGTCCGGCGGCCGGTCGGCCTGGTCTGACTTTCATGGAATGGGGCCTGCTGACCCTATCCCGGCGGCCGGTACCGAAGATTCTGAGTCGTCGCCCGGCGTCAACAGGAATCGACGACCCGGATCTGGTCGGGGCCGTTAGGAACAACACACAGGAACTCGAACGGCGCCTCGACCACCTCGTAGCTGTGCGGCGCGCCGGCCGGGATGTACAGCGTGTAGTCGGGTCCCACGTCGTGCACGGTATCGCCGATGCGGATCCGGGCCCGGCCGCGCAGCACGTACTGCTCGTGCTCCACCTCGTTGGTGTGGAGCGGCATGCCCCCACCGGCGCCCATGATGAAGCGGCGCATCGCAAAATGGGGCGCC
The window above is part of the Gemmatimonadaceae bacterium genome. Proteins encoded here:
- a CDS encoding cupin domain-containing protein, which codes for MVDNNTPFVAPAASLPANPVKAGTATAMQVLVGPDRGAPHFAMRRFIMGAGGGMPLHTNEVEHEQYVLRGRARIRIGDTVHDVGPDYTLYIPAGAPHSYEVVEAPFEFLCVVPNGPDQIRVVDSC